The Humulus lupulus chromosome 3, drHumLupu1.1, whole genome shotgun sequence genome window below encodes:
- the LOC133824338 gene encoding uncharacterized protein LOC133824338, which yields MSNYAKFMKEVISKKRKLEDYETVKLIEECSAIIKIQLPKNLKDLKSLTNPCMIGELHIEKALCDLSASINLMLISIFRKLNLGEAIQTTISLQLADHSLTYPRGIIEDILVKNDRFIFPVDFVVLDMEEDRKIPIILGRPFLTTGKALIDFHDGNLTLRVNGEEVKFNISNAMKFPKEQAECKRVNVLGVDLGMNDVEVVDSVFALEALPVEKEVPKKGYIYKAPTINNSSKKKNTTSDGRVLKQLPAHL from the exons ATGTCGAACTATGCTAAGTTTATGAAGGAGGTGATATCTAAAAAGCGTAAgttagaggattatgagacagtgaAGCTAATAGAAGAGTGTAGTGCCATTATCAAGATACAATTACCGAAAAATTTGAAGGATCTGAAAAGTCTTACAAATCCATGTATGATTGGTGAGCTACATATTGAGAAGGCCTTGTGTGATTTGAGTGCTAGTATCAATCTAATGCTTATCTCTATCTTTCGGAAACTCAATCTTGGAGAGGCCATACAAACTACTATTTCCTTACAATTGGCGGATCATTCTTTGACGTATCCTAGAGGTATCATTGAAGATATTTTAGTGAAGAATGATAGATTCATTTTTCCAGTTGATTTTGTTGtgcttgatatggaggaagaccGAAAAATTCCTATAATCTTGGGAAGACCTTTTCTTACAACAGGAAAAGCTTTGATTGATTTCCATGATGGTAACTTGACTCTAAGGGTGAATGGTGAAGAAGTAAAGTTCAACATTAGTAATGCCATGAAGTTTCCCAAAGAGCAAGCAGAGTGTAAGAGAGTGAAT GTTCTTGGGGTGGATTTGGGCATGAATGATGTGGAGGTGGTTGATAGTGTCTTTGCTTTAGAAGCATTACCGGTAGAAAAGGAGGTGCCAAAGAAGGGATATATCTACAAGGCCCCAACTATTAATAATAGCTCGAAGAAAAAGAATACTACTAGTGATGGGCGTGTTTTGAAGCAATTACCCGCTCATCTTTGA